One part of the Mauremys mutica isolate MM-2020 ecotype Southern chromosome 21, ASM2049712v1, whole genome shotgun sequence genome encodes these proteins:
- the LOC123354468 gene encoding CCAAT/enhancer-binding protein gamma — protein sequence MSKTSQQNTTTEANGISVIHTQAHTSGLQQVPQLVPVSPGGGGKAVAPSKQGKKNSSVDRNSDEYRQRRERNNMAVKKSRLKSKQKAQDTLQRVNQLKEENERLEAKIKLLTKELSVLKDLFLEHAHNLADNVQPIGTENTTTNPDNTGQ from the coding sequence ATGAGCAAAACATCACAGCAGAACACCACTACAGAAGCAAACGGTATAAGTGTGAttcacacacaagcacacacaagTGGTTTGCAACAGgttcctcagctggtgccagTTAGTCCTGGTGGTGGAGGCAAAGCCGTGGCTCCAAGCAAACAGGGCAAAAAGAATTCCTCTGTGGATAGAAACAGTGATGAATATCGCCAACGCAGAGAGCGCAACAACATGGCGGTGAAAAAGAGCCGGTTAAAAAGCAAGCAGAAAGCACAAGATACGCTGCAAAGGGTCAACCAgctgaaagaagaaaatgaacGTTTGGAGGCAAAAATTAAGCTCTTGACAAAGGAGCTTAGTGTACTTAAAGACTTGTTTCTTGAGCATGCACACAATCTTGCAGACAATGTGCAACCTATTGGCACtgaaaacaccaccacaaaccCAGATAACACCGGACAGTAG